A section of the Castanea sativa cultivar Marrone di Chiusa Pesio chromosome 12, ASM4071231v1 genome encodes:
- the LOC142621068 gene encoding amino-acid permease BAT1-like, which produces MNTNVGISQQTLEMDSGEKRLHELGYKQELRREMTLFKTLAITFSSIAVFSGTPLYGPSLRYAGPASLIWGWVVVTFFTWFVGLALAEICSSFPTTGSLYFWAAHLAGPKWGPFASWCCAWLETIGVVSGMGAQAYSGAQALQMIILLSTGTNKGGGYFAPRSVFLAIYMGLIIIWSVLNTFALNLIAFLDIISIWWQVIGGMVVIIMLPIVAQPTKPASYVFTHFETSPESTGIQSKPYAIILSVLLSSYSLYGYDTAAHLTEETKGADRTGPIAILSSIGIVTLFGWAYYLALTFSIHDLNYLYDANNETAGALVPAQILYDAFHGRFNNSAGAIMFLCIIWVSYFFCGLSVTTSAARVVYALSRDRGIPFSPIWRRVHPKRKVPTNAVWLCAAISIILGLPILKFDVVFTAIISISTIGWVGGYAVPIFARLVMAEENFKPGPFYLGKARRPICLVAFLWICYTCSTFLLPTTYPLQWKTFNYAPIALAVALTLIMLWWFLDARKWFKGPVRDFEKQDGDI; this is translated from the exons ATGAACACGAATGTAGGCATCAGTCAGCAAACTTTGGAAATGGATTCTGGAGAGAAGCGTCTTCATGAGCTTGGATACAAGCAAGAGTTGAGAAGAGAGATG ACTCTATTTAAGACGCTTGCAATAACATTTTCAAGCATAGCAGTTTTCTCTGGAACACCACTATATGGCCCAAGCCTACGTTATGCTGGTCCTGCAAGCTTAATATGGGGATGGGTGGTAGTCACATTTTTCACCTGGTTTGTTGGACTAGCCTTGGCTGAGATATGCTCCTCCTTCCCA ACCACAGGATCTCTTTATTTCTGGGCTGCTCACTTGGCTGGACCCAAATGGGGGCCATTTGCATCATGGTGTTGTGCTTGGCTCGAGACCATCGGAGTTGTTTCTGGAATGGGTGCTCAG GCTTATTCAGGAGCTCAGGCATTACAAATGATCATTCTTTTGTCCACTGGTACAAACAAGGGTGGAGGCTACTTTGCACCACGAAGTGTATTTTTGGCTATATATATGGGCCTAATCATCATATGGTCGGTACTCAATACGTTCGCGTTGAACCTTATAGCATTCCTCGACATAATTTCCATATGGTGGCAG GTAATTGGTGGTATGGTGGTGATTATAATGCTCCCTATCGTGGCACAGCCAACAAAACCAGCTTCTTATGTGTTCACTCATTTTGAGACATCTCCCGAGTCAACTGGAATACAAAGCAAACCTTATGCAATTATATTATCAGTACTTCTAAGCAGCTATAGTCTCTATGGTTATGACACTGCAGCTCATCTAACAGAGGAAACAAAAGGGGCAGATAGAACTGGTCCTATTGCTATTCTTTCTAGTATTGGGATCGTCACCTTATTCGGATGGGCTTATTATTTAGCTCTTACCTTCAGCATTCAT GATCTTAACTATTTATACGATGCGAACAATGAGACAGCCGGTGCACTTGTACCAGCACAGATACTTTATGATGCTTTCCATGGGAGGTTTAACAATTCAGCTGGGGCTATCATGTTTCTATGTATCATCTGGGTGTCATACTTCTTTTGTGGGCTTTCAGTTACCACTAGTGCTGCTAGAGTA gTATATGCTCTATCAAGGGATAGAGGAATCCCATTTTCACCAATATGGAGAAGAGTTCACCCAAAGCGCAAGGTTCCAACAAATGCTGTGTGGCTCTGTGCAGCCATCAGCATCATTCTTGGCCTACCCATCTTGAAATTTGATGTAGTTTTCACTGCCATCATTTCCATAAGTACAATTGGATGGGTGGGAGGCTATGCTGTCCCAATTTTCGCCAGGCTAGTCATGGCAGAGGAAAATTTCAAACCAGGACCGTTCTATTTGGGTAAAGCAAGAAGGCCAATTTGCTTGGTGGCCTTCCTGTGGATATGTTATACCTGTTCGACCTTCTTATTGCCAACAACCTACCCCCTCCAATGGAAAACTTTTAATTATGCACCAATAGCCCTCGCTGTAGCATTGACACTGATAATGCTTTGGTGGTTCTTGGATGCAAGGAAATGGTTCAAGGGACCAGTAAGAGATTTTGAGAAACAAGATGGAGACATTTGA